The following are encoded together in the Tripterygium wilfordii isolate XIE 37 chromosome 3, ASM1340144v1, whole genome shotgun sequence genome:
- the LOC119995005 gene encoding cell number regulator 2-like: MSSPSHHYQQPLQQSVLDGHNSAWSTDLFDCFSDIPSCCLTYWCPCITFGMIAEIADQGATSCETAGAIYFLPSSLLGWGSLFSCIYRTKMRKLYNPNESPCEDCLVHCCCEPCALCQEYRELQTRGFDMSLGWRGNMENQKSAVPMPPVIESGMKR; this comes from the exons ATGTCCTCTCCAAGTCACCACTACCAGCAGCCGCTGCAGCAATCAGTCCTAGATGGACATAACTCAGCTTGGTCTACTGACCTCTTTGACTGCTTCTCTGATATTCCAAGTT GTTGTTTAACATACTGGTGCCCCTGCATCACTTTTGGCATGATCGCTGAAATTGCAGATCAAGGAGCCACAT CTTGTGAAACAGCAGGAGCAATTTACTTTCTGCCATCGTCGTTACTTGGGTGGGGTTCCTTATTCTCATGCATCTATCGCACCAAGATGAGAAAACTATACAATCCGAATGAGAGTCCTTGTGAAGATTGCTTGGTCCATTGTTGTTGCGAGCCATGCGCTCTGTGCCAAGAGTACCGCGAGCTCCAGACCCGTGGATTCGACATGTCACTCG GATGGCGAGGAAACATGGAGAATCAGAAAAGTGCAGTGCCAATGCCTCCAGTGATTGAAAGCGGCATGAAGCGATAG